A stretch of Natator depressus isolate rNatDep1 chromosome 2, rNatDep2.hap1, whole genome shotgun sequence DNA encodes these proteins:
- the CLUL1 gene encoding clusterin-like protein 1: MKSCWLFLIYLLWLRGHQCSPIKEEEINPWEHLKILSEVGEKYVDEEVKKALIGIKQMKVMMERNEDKHVHLMKTLKKSSGEKQEALQLMDEVKEQLEEEERQCQVSLRNLWDECKTCLESNCMRFYTTCQHSLSTFTSKVEDFFRKMSPLTFTFHEDQGKDLQLNEKPEKEDAQLVQMEDLFSHLLSDVSTIFDKSFAFFKQIQKEFDQSFQIYFMSDLDLTEPYYMPAFPEEPMRNSGFQKDWGMPGFLQIFFDFSKTLFEGVSEVITEAFDEYTDSTRDLPEQAKDSDKSGMFSKIIPGHKRALCKELRQNSSGCPQFHERCQKCQDNLMRDCPNVPELHIKFDEAFKLVNVSGEQYEQILQVIQRHTEDTSYLLSKMKERFGWVSELSNMTIGPENIFNIVKVSPSIQGADSSSLNETVVDVNILTSPTFTIKVPHDLVIGSSEFIEYVAGKALQLYKQTF; encoded by the exons ATGAAGTCGTGTTGGCTATTTCTGATATACCTGTTATGGCTGAGGGGCCATCAGTGTTCACCTATAAAGGAGGAGGAAATCAATCCATGGGAACACCTGAAAA ttttatctGAAGTTGGTGAGAAATATGTAGATGAAGAGGTAAAGAAAGCTCTGATAGGCATTAAGCAGATGAAAGTTATGATGGAAAGAAATGAAGATAAACATGTACATCTGATGAAAACCTTGAAGAAGAGCAGTGGAGAAAAGCAG GAGGCTCTGCAGCTTATGGACGAAGTGAAAGAACAATTAGAGGAAGAAGAAAGACAATGTCAGGTGTCTCTGAGAAATCTCTGGGATGAATGTAAAACTTGTTTAGAAAGTAACTGCATGAGATTTTATACAACCTGCCAGCACAGTTTGTCAACATTTACAAGTAAG GTTGAAGATTTTTTCAGGAAAATGTCTCCTTTGACTTTTACTTTTCATGAGGATCAAGGAAAAGACCTTCAGTTAAATGAAAAGCCCGAGAAGGAAGATGCCCAGTTAGTACAAATGGAAGATTTATTTAGCCATCTGTTATCGGATGTGAGCACAATATTTGATAAAAGCTTTGCTTTTTTCAAACAGATACAAAAAGAATTTGATCaatcttttcaaatatatttcatgtCTGATCTGGACTTAACTGAGCCCTACTATATGCCTGCTTTCCCTGAGGAGCCTATGAGAAATAGTGGTTTTCAGAAAGACTGGGGTATGCCAGGCTTCCTTCAGATATTTTTTGACTTCAGCAAGACTCTGTTTGAAGGTGTCAGCGAGGTGATTACTGAAGCATTTGATGAATACACAGACAGTACAAGAGATTTGCCAGAACAAGCCAAAG ATTCTGACAAAAGTGGCATGTTTTCAAAGATCATACCAGGACAcaagagagctctgtgtaaagaGCTCCGTCAGAATTCATCAGGATGCCCACAGTTTCATGAGAGATGCCAGAAATGTCAGGATAATCTGATGAGAG aCTGTCCAAATGTTCCTGAACTACACATAAAGTTTGATGAAGCCTTTAAGCTCGTTAATGTCTCGGGTGAACAGTATGAGCAGATCCTCCAGGTGATTCAACGTCACACCGAAGACACTTCCTACTTGTTGAGCAAAATGAAAGAAAGGTTCGGGTGGGTGTCAGAACTATCCAACATGACCATCGGACCAGAAAACATTTTCAATATAGTAAAG GTGTCACCAAGTATCCAAGGAGCAGATTCTTCCAGTCTGAATGAAACAGTGGTAGATGTGAATATTCTGACTTCACCTACTTTCACAATTAAGGTTCCTCATGATTTAGTTATAGGGAGCTCTGAGTTCATTGAATATGTAGCTGGGAAAGCTTTGCAACTTTACAAGCAGACTTTTTAA